Within the Hevea brasiliensis isolate MT/VB/25A 57/8 chromosome 2, ASM3005281v1, whole genome shotgun sequence genome, the region acacgcacgccacgcacacacattgctctaaattaccacaaacaacatccatggcacttcaacaattatgaatgcaatataaaacgtgcttagtgtttaactacatagatacatatttataagtaatgcatgggcatgcttgaacatataataatatcgaaattacaattaaaattaatattttactcacagacttaatcgaagtcactgtggtggctgggcggaggaggaaggctatcccggctcacctgacaattttattataattttttaatatatttgactcaatacaaactaagaaaagaccaaagatatcctaagtcgtgccgaaaatccggcagaatctcccctatacctaggacttacccaacctgtaaaacggttcaaataacatttctaaacTCAAcctatatctcatcatcattatatggcccctcttgggccctccaaaccaggcaATAATCACAACATTAGACAACTCAATTTTAAGacttcaaaattaatatttttcaaaaactatccaaactaactttaaaaattctataaacctgccccgcgatccttaacaatattataaggctattgcaataggaatcgtaattttcttataaTCTACgagtattttataaattttattctaacccagtacaagataaaaattgagtaatgtagagttcgagtttacctataccaaatctgacaactggaatgcgtctagaacgtctgaaaatggtggggtagccgaTAATCTTGACCCGGTTCTGAAATGGTTCCAACAGTTTATCTGTTCGGACCGAAATTGCAAATCGGGGCGACGATCGAATTTCCATGAAATGAAAATACATACGCAAAAtccacaataccagggttagaataaaaaaaaaatatataaaataattatttgaaaattagggatatTACAATCTTACCTGTTGTCATCCCTAATTTTAACCAAACCTttcatttttatcaatttaatcataaactttttatattattttcaattttagcaattatatataattaaaaacaattaaactcatcaatttacaaattattcaaattttttttGCATTTATATGTTAGTTTTAGCtcatctatttaattttattaatttattgaaaaaaattaacatttttattaattttaacaaactttttattcataaaaatataataattgaataacaTATTTAATATTGTAATGTTAATTTagcctaaaattaattaaacatataataaataaaagtaaTATTGACAAATAAACATATTAATTGAGACAAACaaagtttttaaaattgatttagtCATAAATCGAATATTGATTTAATCAGTAtattatgaaataaatattaattattttataaaattaataatggacgaaaattaataataatgcttaattataattagtaatttattatttttttgaaataattattaaaataaaattaataatatttaaatttaataattaattattttttcaaaacaattattaaaataaaattaacaatattttatattgtaatttttatttaatttaacatttagtaatttattatttttgaaagTAATTATGAAAACAAAATTAATAGCATTTTATATTTcagttttttatataatttaaaatttaatttaattttaaattagaaaataattttttataataaaaatataataatcataaatattaattatgaatATTATCTAACCCGCTATTATAATTAGTATCCCATTCTCAAAACTTTCCAACTCAGCATAATTTTATTCCATTgataattaagtttaaattcatccttttttaatttattaatttttctgttATACTCTCCGATAAAAAGCTCTCTATTACCATGGTAAGTTACCCTAAAGGCTAGAACTGTATTAGAGTCTTATACGTAGATGCATGTAATTAATTAGCATCTATAGGATGGCCTAATTTCACTGTTCTCATATTAATTTTAGCTATTTCAAGTTTCAAGTTTCAACCAAAATAATAACCATAAAAAGCATTctaagcttgcatgcaaacgcaTCATGAATTATCTCTCTTGATTTAGAGTCCTAGCTAGATGGATAAAAGTTGCTATTTCTTCTTCGCACTCATTTGTCTTGTTGTTTTGGCTCCTGCCTTTGTACTGGCTTCTTATTGTGGACCGATCATCGCCGATGACAACGATCGGCTTCGGTTCGCTTTGAACTTGGAATTCTTAGAAGCAGAATTCTTCTTGTTTGGTGCACATGGTGAAGGGATTGATTCTATGGAACCAACTTTCGCCGGTGGTGGTCCTCCTCCAATTGGAGCCCAAAAGGCTAACCTTGATCCTGTTTCTCACCAAATCATCGAGGAATTTGGTTATCAAGAAATTGGTCACCTCAGGTTGTGagagataaaagaaaatacaagtcttatttaattttttatttcagcaagaaaggaaagtaggTACGATATTTTTTGTTCATCTAAcagttatttaaattttttttccagGGCTATTATAAAAACGGTTGGTGAATTTCCAAGGCCTCTATATGATCTGAGTCCTCAAAATTTTGCAAGAGTTATTGACAAAGCATTCGGCTATAAATTGGTACCTCCATTTAACCCTTACCAGAACACAATCAACTATATCTTAGCATCCTACATTATCCCTTATATGGGACTGGTAGGATATGTTGGGACCATTCAAGAACTAGTTAGCCCCACAACGAAAGAAGTAAGACACCATCTACCAAAAAGTcccaaaaatttttgaagttatAGCATCATATATACAATAAAATAGCTTATACTTATTTCCCTTGTTTTTAATCTTTTAGCTTGCTGCGTCACTTTTGGGCGTGGAGGCAGGACAAGATGCAGTGATTCGAGCACTACTCTATAAGAGAGCTTCCGAGCAAGTGCGGCCTTATAATATTACTGTGGCCGAGTTCACTAACAAGATATCATATCTAAGAAATGAACTTGCCATGTGTGGGATTAAAGATGAAGGTATAATTGTACCTTCGCAGCTTGGAGCTGAGCAGAGGACTAAAAGTAACGTCTTATCAGCAGATGCTAATTCACTGTCCTATGCCCGCACGCCACCTGAGATTTTACGGATACTCTATGGAACTGGCAGCGAATATAAGCCAGGCGGTTTTCTGCCCAATGGTGGAAATG harbors:
- the LOC110660888 gene encoding ferritin-like catalase Nec2, translated to MDKSCYFFFALICLVVLAPAFVLASYCGPIIADDNDRLRFALNLEFLEAEFFLFGAHGEGIDSMEPTFAGGGPPPIGAQKANLDPVSHQIIEEFGYQEIGHLRAIIKTVGEFPRPLYDLSPQNFARVIDKAFGYKLVPPFNPYQNTINYILASYIIPYMGLVGYVGTIQELVSPTTKELAASLLGVEAGQDAVIRALLYKRASEQVRPYNITVAEFTNKISYLRNELAMCGIKDEGIIVPSQLGAEQRTKSNVLSADANSLSYARTPPEILRILYGTGSEYKPGGFLPNGGNGNVAQSFLPRV